Below is a genomic region from Neurospora crassa OR74A linkage group VII, whole genome shotgun sequence.
TGGGTAGAATGAAGGGAGTGGGTTGGTTGATTAGGCCAACTGACGGTTCCTCACCGTGACGGCTGCTTAAATACTGCAGCAAAGCCCACCAAAATCCTCAAGCCCCATTGCACCTTCCAAGAGACCAGACGGGAATACTGTACATGAAAAACCCCACAATACAGGAGAGGTGATATCTTCAAACACAGAAGGAAGCCATTGGCTGTCAAGGAAGGAGCTACGGCCAGAGACAGTCAGAAGCGGGATGGCTGATCTGAACGGAGTAGGGCTTCCTCCATGGAAACAAATCGTTTTCGAAATCGAGATGTTACTCGTATCCATCCCACATTCAATCATCAATTCATCTGGACGTGCATCTGCACCCCACACAGACCATCGAAAACCAAGCAGGCCCTTGAAATCTAACCAAGTTGACTAGAATTGACCAGTCAAGCTTCCAACCTTGACTCGATTTTCGCTTCCCGATCAAGATGATCTCAAACAGAAAATTGTCAGACAAGCAATGGCGTTGGGGCGGTTCGTGCCACCCCATTTATTCTTCAGTCTCTTCTTTCCAGCCCAGTGCTGAACAAGCGGCACAATCCGTAGCCATCTTACAGAGCAAGTCCTCTCCAAATCATCACATTCTCCAATACTTCTCGTCGACCTTCTATCTCCTCGACAAACGGCTTTCGGCACCTCGTCTCAGCTACACGGAAGCAGCAAAAACGGCACATACTCTTATCATGAGTCCCAAAAAGGCCGAGCCTGACGCAGTGGCATGGCCGCTTTTCGGGCGGCTCCCCGCGGAAATACAAATCATGATCTTTCACGAGGCGCTCCGGAAGCCTCAGGTTCACTTCGTTAACGCGTCACGTCGTGAGGTTGACCCGGCCACATGGAAGCTGGTCCTGAAATCCAGGAACAAGAAAGGCGACACTTCTGGCTACCGCCTTATAGAAAATATCCAGGATGTTGCGCGCGATTCTCCTGTCGCGGCTGAAGCGATCCTCAAAAGCGCCCTTCAGCCACTTCTTCTGCCTATTCCAGTCCGCCCGAACGACTGGTGCAAGATTGACGCCGCCACGGATCTCGTGGTCTTCGAATTCGGTGTCGACAAATCGGGCAAACTGTGGCTTTGGCACCCACGAAACCAACTCGTCGATTTGAACCCTCTCGCCAGTCACATCCACTCCAGGCGGGTCCGTGAAGACCTGAAAGGGATCCGAAAGGTCGCTTTCGTTTACGGTGGGAACAAACAACCTCAGGCTGGGTCGAGCGAGAGTGTATTTCAGTGCTTGCAACATCACAATCGCGGACATGCGAGGCAAAAATTCTGCCCGGAGGAGCTGCTGGGATTTATTTACCAGCTATCTGACATCGAAACGGTCTATTTCATTCTCCACGACAGAGTAAATGCAAAAGCCGTGACAAACTATGCGGCCAGCTACTTTTCTGGTAAGTTGCTCACCCCATGAATTCCCCCTCGGCCCACATGGACCGGCACGTGTTTCCTTCACCTTGCTTTTATCCCCGTTCGCCGGACGAGTATCTCTCGCCTAACCAACAGTTACAGTCCCTGCCGCTACACGAAACACATTTGGCCTCAAGACTTTCTACTCCACAACAAGGAGCTACATTACTGTTCCCCTTCCTGAGTATCAGATAGGACCGGTACTCCACGCGACCTGGAAGACAAAGGATCGCATCTGGCCACATGGCCCATCACCGCCACTTGTCAACGCAGCCCGTGAAGCGGCTATAGCCCGTCCCCCGGATTCCAGAGAGAGACTTTATGCGGAGCATGTGCGCAAACTATCAGATCTAGCTGACGCACTGCACCATTGTAAAGAGGTCTGGCGCTTGGTTTTGGAGATGATTCAGCAAATACGAGCAGACCAAGACACCCCTCTGTCGCCGGACTGGCCCTTGCCAATCCCACCTGAAGTCAACACCGCCCAGTTCAGGACTCTCAAACAGCATCACAGGCAGCGCTACAACCTTGAGAACTTCACCAAGGAAAGGAGAGATAATTTGGAGTTCGGCATGTTGCTCATGGTGGATGAGACGGCTGTCTACAAGAGCGGGAAGAACCAGTCAGACCTGTCTCCATAGACTTTGCGAGTGGAGGGTTGTCCTTTCTATTTCAGACAAAGAATCACTGGGGTGAATTGGGACAAGTCGCGAATGAGGAATTAGCAAGCACCCCAGGGGTTTTGTTCACCCAAGGAAAATGGTTGCGAACGCTCTGTTTCCATCGCAGGGGGTTTCTTGCAAGATAGTTCTGGGTTTGGGATGAGCAAAGGTTGAACTTGCGTTTTCCACAGGTACAGCTGATACAGCTTGCGTCAGGTTGTTATTGCGGGAAGGTCCGCATGGGACTCGTGGGAAAAATATGCCTCAATAATGGCAAAAAGGGTAGAGCTCGATTTAGACAATAATGCGTCAACTTCTAAATGAAGACTGACCTCCCCACATCTTCCCACGTAAAGATGATAGTGTACCATGGACAGTGGTCCAAAATACCAACGCCTAACGCCTGTCAATGAGGTCTCCAACGAACGCCATATATGCCCTGAAACACCATCTCACCAGACACCAGACATGATTAACCTTAATCTCTCAAGCGTCAGGATCtgtatcctcctcctcctccgtacCGAAACCActggtcctcctccttctcttcctcatcatcctttCCCTCACCCTCATAGTCCGGCGCTCTATATCCTCCAGCCCATCATCATAACTACCGCGACCACTACTCCCACCAGCACCTGAGTTCCCAGCTCCCAAATCACAACTTGCACCATCTCCACCTTCCCAATCTTGCATTTCTTCataaacctcctcctcctcatcagcatcctcctcctcttcgtccctccctctctttctcttcttcctcgacatCCGCGCCGTCGGCAGCCCCTCTAGTTCTACTCCCGGCGGCATCTcatccatccccatccccacccCCGAATCCATCAACACATCTTGAATAACCTCCTCAAAAGCACCCCTGACTCCCTCCACTATCCCCTCTCCCAGCATCTTCATCCGCCCCTTCCACATTTCGTCTCTCCTCTCCAGCGCGCTCCTGACTCTTTCCCTTAgcacttcttctcctctctccGACTCGGAGCGCATCTCCCTGACGGCCTCCAACAACTCCCTCTTTTCCCGCTGGAGCAAGAGCGTCTCGCCGCGCAGTCGATCGCTGTCGATTTCGAGTTTCTTGACTAGCTGCAGGGCTACGCGTAGGGAGCTTTGGGCgcgggagagggaggttTGCAGGGTGGTGTtttgggtggtgagggttgCGATTCTTTCGGCGGAttggagttgttgttgttcttcggGGTTTGTTGGgaaacctcctcctctgttTGAGTTGGATGATCGGGTTGGTGTGGCTTCCTCTAACTCCTCCTCGTTCATGCCGCCGTTGTGGTTatggtggagatggtggagatTGTGAATGGTGGTGGCTTCCGATGTTCGTCGCGAAGAAGAACTTGATGTCGACCTCGACCTTGCTCCATGTCGGGAGTTGGAGCATGGTGTTATAGGGAGTTGCGTGCCTGGGGTTAGTTTGTTGATGGGTATTACGGGCCTAGCTGTAGCTGTAGCTGTAGTCGTGGCCATGGTCATGGGGCTGGTGGTGCGTGGGGTAGGAAAGAGTCTTGTTGTTCCTGCTGCTGTCGCTGTTGCTGTCGCTGCTGTCGTTGTCTTCGGAAGTagacgatgatgacgtgCTCGACTGCCCGAGGGAGGGGGTGTGCTACAATCCAAACGGGCACGAATAGCCTCGCTGAATTGTGAGGTTGTCAAGCTAAGAGCTTCCGTTTCTGATCCTGAGCCGGGGTCGTGATGCCGGAGATGGTGATCCAAAGTCATGTACTGCTGTTGCCCATCTTCCCCTCCATTTCCCCCCAGATCTTCGCCCTGCCTCATTGACAGCGCGGTGTGAAAGGTCAGATTGTTAGGTGTTTCTGGCGAacgtggttgttgttgttgttgttgtcgaatAACAGCCGTCTGCCTCTCcgccttctctctctccatttcCACCAACTCCCGTGACCTCGCAGGGTTCCTCTCAGCGTCCACTATCCCACCACCGTCGAGCTCCAACTCTAGAGGCAACTCCAACTCCACGGTCTCGTCGTCCTGATGAAACCTTTCAATCGTCtcgttcttctccttcaactCGGCCCTGAGCCTTTCAATCTCCTCCTGCGcttccctctcccttttGCGCCATTCGGTGTAGGCGTGAttcatcttctcctcgccTGAAGTGCTGCTCAGAGAAGCGCTGCGTTGGGTCTGGATGGTGTGGTGGCGCTTGTGGTGGCTCTGGCGAAGGGGGAGAATGTGGCTAGAGGCAGCTTCAGCGCTAAGATCTGCTTGGTTGGAGGTGCTGGGTTGCTGTGTTGATGCTAATTTTGTGGGAGCAGACCGTCGAGGAGATGGCGTGGCTGTGTTGTGATTCTTATATGTGCACTTTGAGGAGCCTGGcgctggggaggggggttgcAACGATGTGCGCCGGACCATGGGTGTCAGTCCAGTTGACGAGAGCTCGTCTTCCGCCAAACCATTGACAGCGCCCGAAGAAAGTTGCAAGTGTGTTTTGTTGCCCCGGACGGTGGCGGTCTTTGTTATCCTATTCTTCCAGTCTCGCCGTGGTGTAGTGGGGGGAGTAGGTGGTGATACCTCTCTTGTGCATGCGACTGCAAGACTCCTTTTGATCGCACTTCCCCGCCCTACACCGGAAACACAAGGAGTGCGGCGCACAGTTCCCGTCCCAGTTCGGCGTGTGCGTCTCAGCGCTATGGGGAGGTTCAATTCATCGATATCCTGGTTGTGGTCTGTCATATTTTGTCTGTTGAGAAAACTCGCTGAAGACAAATGGAAAGATATACGAGGGATAATCCCACATGAATAAAGTGGAAGGATACACAATGCAAACGGATGGACAGTAtgagaagaaaaagcaatGTTATCAGCCAGTTGGCAGCGAGGCAGAGAGCGAATCGGTTCACAGTTCTCCTTCTGAAAAGTGACAAGGTTCCTTTATATGCAGGACTGGTGGGCAAGGACATTGTAAGAGGACTCGGGACTTCTTAAAGATTTCACGGCAAGCCGGAATCAATTATGCCGTCAACTCGCATCACTGCCACGTCTTGAATCGacatttttttcttctgatTCTTGCGGGCACAGACAGTCAGGCTGTGTGGGAATTGTTCatccgttgttgttgtttgtttgttttccAGTTTGGGAATGTGGGGTCAAAACAATCCAACGAACGAGAACGCGCGACCCCCCTGTAGCTTCACAGTTCACCCAGACCTTCGGCATGGCATGTCTCATATGAATGTAGGGCCCCAACGCTGTTGTGTTGTTTGGaggttttgttgttgtggggGGGATTGGAGCTTGTAAATAGCTATGCCATTCCAGTCAGCAGCTATTGTTTTGAGCGTAAACACTCAATGCGGGATCAGGCCGTATTATTTTTGTCGCAACCGTCAGAGAATCACCCAGATGGCCTTACCCATGGTCATCGAGTGAAAGGGGCCAAAGTTGGCTCTGTAAACCAAAAAAAGCAAGGGAGAATGCATCCGCGATTCTGGGCTTGCCTGCCATTGGCATCACCTTGATCACAACCCCTAAACATGACAAAGTACAACTCGATAAGATTGACATACCTAGTGTTTAACAGAACAGTAATATCCTTTTGACGCCCATTCACCATCCCCCCCCGTGTGCCATGTTTACCTCGAACAATACAAGACATACCAGTGATACCAACACCGAGGGTAGATTGAAATACCATCTCAATAGCCCTAtcgctttctttttttctcaatAGAGGGCCAAGATCCATCTGTTTATTCCTGGAGAGGCCCTACGCCGCAGAAACCGCATATCTCGGCAGCAgcgccatcttctcctccggACTGACTTCGCTATCCCCATATACCATGCGCATATTCTTATCCTTACTcttacccttcttctccccgcCAGCAGAGTCCTCTCCCGCCCTGGCAGGCGCCTTGCTTCCCTGCTCCGCAGCACGGATAAGCTGATCGATCTCATCGCCCTgggcccctcctcctccttgcctcGCCGCGCCAGACACCAGTTCATCGACAGTCGAGGCTCCGCCGGGGTATGCACCTGGTGGCGGCACGGCGCCACCGTTGTAGTTGTTGTAGTAAGGGGGTCTCTGCGGGAGGGCTCCGCCCGTCGGTCTGGCGGGAAGATTGAAGCCCGGACCGCCAGGCGCACCGGGGGGTGTGGGTGTCGCGCCGGGAGGGGGGTAGACGGGAGGGTATGCGCCGACGACGCCTGGTTGTCCTGGGGGTGGGAAGGCACCGGGGACGCCGACGGGTGGGGGGTACGGGAATCCTGGTTGCggtggaggaaaaggagatgcCTGTTGACGCAAATGGGATAGGTTAGCTTCGTCTACAAGTAATAATGGTGTGAGAACTTACGCCTTGCGCCGGGCTCTGTCCAGTAACCGGCGACACAGAAGCAGGCTGGGCTTTCGGCGCAACAACAGGCACCGGTAGCACGCCGCCATTCGCCTTTATCGCCGCGACCTTTGCCCTGTGGTCCGCCAacctcttcttcagctcCTCGGGAGTTTCgatcttgatcttcttggcGGGTCCCTGGCCACCAGCTTGTCCCGGCGGGGGGTTACCCGTGGCGGCGTGGCGCTCGGCCTGTGCTGTGTAA
It encodes:
- a CDS encoding RING-6 gives rise to the protein MGKKKRGHPDVEELLARPWCYYCERDFEDLKLLISHQKAKHFKCDRCGKRLNTAGGLSVHMNQVHKESLDKVENALPNRQGLDIEIFGMEGVPDDIVQQHNQRIITNFYTAQAERHAATGNPPPGQAGGQGPAKKIKIETPEELKKRLADHRAKVAAIKANGGVLPVPVVAPKAQPASVSPVTGQSPAQGASPFPPPQPGFPYPPPVGVPGAFPPPGQPGVVGAYPPVYPPPGATPTPPGAPGGPGFNLPARPTGGALPQRPPYYNNYNGGAVPPPGAYPGGASTVDELVSGAARQGGGGAQGDEIDQLIRAAEQGSKAPARAGEDSAGGEKKGKSKDKNMRMVYGDSEVSPEEKMALLPRYAVSAA